The following are encoded in a window of Acropora muricata isolate sample 2 chromosome 6, ASM3666990v1, whole genome shotgun sequence genomic DNA:
- the LOC136921079 gene encoding uncharacterized protein, with product MSYFMWTQVWPIADLQRIDRETRKIMVENGARHPLASTDQLYIPRSSGGRGLKSVESEYKLIKIKAAIKLCANTDPTLKLVREFEVRAVEKGRRAMPKDASGFARELGIELELEHPEPVGRTENGELIDKKKIGVFGKKALYTKRRQGIEEQSWQGKLVANRWQDEQLDRSCFLLLCEWRTAPTYTIAALEELYQQLLPTKVYSTKRAKTSGDSDVRCRLCGKGQESVAHVLAGCSALAQTAYLTRHNAAFKILFFELLRDHGLVETVPPWYSPTQPKPIYEGDRVTAYWDVPVFADQTEVRANRIDGRIVNKACKTVTLLEMSCPWVDNRDHKDEEKTMKCAPLRLELKRQYPGFNIVQYNIIIDVLGGYSKDLKKSVRELVGSERSTAVLGRMQKSVVSSSLKIARSLKIMG from the coding sequence ATGAGCTATTTCATGTGGACCCAAGTATGGCCAATTGCTGACCTACAAAGAATTGACCGGGAGACACGAAAGATCATGGTAGAGAATGGTGCGAGACATCCCTTAGCTTCCACAGACCAGCTTTACATCCCTAGGAGCTCAGGTGGACGAGGACTCAAGTCAGTAGAATCTGAGTATAAATTAATTAAGATCAAGGCTGCGATTAAACTGTGTGCAAATACAGACCCAACGTTAAAGCTGGTACGAGAGTTTGAAGTGAGGGCTGTCGAAAAGGGGCGACGTGCTATGCCGAAGGACGCGAGCGGTTTCGCAAGGGAGCTTGGGATTGAGCTCGAATTAGAACACCCAGAGCCAGTTGGCCGGACAGAAAACGGGGAACTGATTGATAAAAAGAAGATCGGAGTGTTTGGTAAGAAAGCCTTGTACACTAAGCGTCGCCAGGGGATCGAAGAACAGAGTTGGCAAGGCAAGTTAGTGGCCAATCGGTGGCAAGATGAGCAGCTCGACAGGAGCTGTTTCTTACTATTGTGTGAATGGAGAACTGCTCCCACTTACACAATAGCAGCACTTGAGGAGTTATACCAACAGCTCCTCCCGACAAAGGTCTATAGCACTAAAAGAGCTAAGACAAGCGGTGACTCGGATGTGAGGTGTCGACTATGCGGGAAGGGACAGGAGAGTGTGGCACATGTGCTAGCAGGATGTAGTGCGCTTGCTCAGACTGCGTACCTTACTAGGCACAACGCAGCATTTAAGATCCTCTTTTTCGAGCTATTGAGGGATCATGGGCTTGTTGAAACGGTACCTCCATGGTATTCACCCACTCAACCCAAACCTATCTATGAGGGAGACAGGGTGACGGCTTACTGGGATGTTCCAGTTTTTGCAGACCAAACGGAAGTCAGGGCCAACAGGATAGACGGTCGGATAGTGAACAAGGCGTGCAAGACGGTAACACtactggagatgagctgcccatgggtaGACAATCGGGACCACAAAGACGAGGAGAAGACCATGAAGTGCGCCCCGCTTCGCCTAGAGCTCAAGAGACAGTACCCGGGTTTTAACATCGTtcagtacaacatcatcattgatgtCTTGGGAGGGTACTCGAAAGACCTCAAGAAGAGTGTCAGGGAGCTTGTTGGATCAGAAAGGAGTACAGCAGTGTTAGGCAGAATGCAGAAGTCTGTAGTCAGCAGTTCACTCAAGattgcaagatctttgaaaatcaTGGGTTGA